Proteins from one Bacteroides mediterraneensis genomic window:
- the rplQ gene encoding 50S ribosomal protein L17 → MRHNKKFNHLGRTASHRNAMLSNMACSLIKHKRITTTVAKAKALKKFVEPLITRSKEDTTNSRRVVFSNLQDKYAVTELFKEISVKVADRPGGYTRIIKTGHRLGDNAEMCFIELVDYNENMAKTAAKKATRTRRSKKSAATAEAPVAEAATEAPATTEEAPKAE, encoded by the coding sequence ATGAGACATAATAAAAAATTCAACCATTTAGGTCGTACTGCTTCTCACAGAAATGCAATGCTGTCAAACATGGCATGTTCTTTGATCAAGCACAAAAGAATCACTACGACTGTTGCGAAGGCTAAAGCTTTGAAGAAGTTCGTTGAGCCGCTGATTACGAGATCTAAAGAAGACACTACTAACTCTCGTCGTGTTGTATTTAGCAACCTGCAAGATAAGTATGCTGTAACTGAACTGTTCAAAGAAATCTCTGTAAAGGTTGCTGATCGTCCGGGTGGTTACACTCGTATTATCAAGACTGGTCACCGTTTGGGTGATAACGCAGAAATGTGTTTCATCGAATTGGTAGATTACAACGAGAACATGGCTAAGACAGCTGCCAAGAAAGCAACTCGTACTCGTCGTTCTAAGAAATCAGCTGCAACAGCTGAAGCACCGGTTGCTGAAGCTGCAACTGAAGCTCCTGCTACTACAGAGGAAGCCCCTAAAGCTGAATAA
- a CDS encoding DNA-directed RNA polymerase subunit alpha, producing the protein MAILAFQKPDKVLMLEADSKFGKFEFRPLEPGFGITVGNALRRILLSSLEGYAINTIRIEGVEHEFATIPGVKEDVTNIILNLKQVRFKRVVEEFENEKVSITVENSTEFKAGDIGKYLTGFEVLNPELVICHLDSKATMQIDITINKGRGYVPADENREFCTDVNVIPIDSIYTPIRNVKYAVENYRVEQKTDYEKLVLEITTDGSIHPKEALKEAAKILIHHFMLFSDEKITLETSDTEGNEEFDEEVLHMRQLLKTKLVDMDLSVRALNCLKAADVETLGDLVQFNKTDLLKFRNFGKKSLTELDDLLESLNLSFGTDISKYKLDKE; encoded by the coding sequence ATGGCGATATTAGCATTTCAAAAACCTGATAAAGTATTAATGTTGGAAGCGGATTCCAAATTCGGGAAATTCGAATTCCGTCCGCTTGAACCCGGTTTCGGTATTACCGTAGGTAATGCTTTACGCCGTATTCTTCTTTCTTCATTGGAAGGTTATGCAATCAACACTATCCGTATTGAGGGTGTGGAACATGAATTTGCGACCATTCCGGGTGTCAAAGAAGATGTCACTAACATTATCTTGAATCTGAAGCAAGTTCGATTCAAGCGAGTAGTTGAGGAATTCGAAAATGAGAAGGTAAGCATTACCGTTGAGAATTCTACTGAATTTAAGGCAGGTGATATTGGTAAGTATTTGACCGGATTTGAAGTGTTAAATCCTGAATTGGTTATTTGCCATTTAGATTCAAAAGCAACTATGCAGATAGACATTACAATCAATAAAGGTCGTGGATATGTTCCGGCTGATGAAAATCGCGAATTCTGCACCGATGTGAATGTAATTCCTATCGATTCTATTTACACTCCGATTCGTAATGTGAAATATGCGGTAGAGAATTATCGTGTAGAGCAGAAAACTGACTATGAAAAGTTGGTATTGGAAATTACGACGGATGGTTCCATTCACCCGAAGGAAGCATTGAAGGAAGCTGCAAAAATTTTGATTCACCACTTTATGTTGTTCTCTGATGAAAAGATTACGCTTGAAACATCAGATACAGAAGGAAATGAAGAGTTTGATGAAGAAGTTCTGCATATGCGTCAATTGCTGAAGACCAAGCTGGTAGATATGGACTTGTCAGTTCGTGCTTTGAACTGTTTGAAGGCTGCCGATGTAGAAACATTGGGCGACTTGGTACAGTTTAATAAGACCGACCTGCTGAAGTTCCGTAACTTCGGTAAGAAATCGCTCACTGAGCTTGATGATTTGCTCGAGAGTCTGAATCTTTCGTTTGGAACAGATATTTCTAAGTATAAATTAGACAAAGAATAA
- the rpsD gene encoding 30S ribosomal protein S4 — MARYTGPKTRIARKFGEAIFGADKVLSKKNYPPGQHGNNRRRKTSEYGVMLAEKQKAKYTYGVLEKQFRNMFEKAAGMNGITGEILLQSLECRLDNVVFRLGIAPTRAAARQLVGHKHITVDGKVVNIPSFSVKPGQLVGVREKSKSLEVIANSLAGFNHSKYPWLEWDENSKTGKLLHVPERADIPENIKEHLIVELYSK; from the coding sequence ATGGCTAGATATACTGGACCAAAAACTAGAATTGCACGTAAATTCGGTGAAGCAATCTTTGGAGCAGATAAAGTTTTGTCTAAGAAAAACTATCCTCCTGGACAACATGGTAACAATCGTCGCAGAAAAACTTCTGAATACGGTGTCATGTTGGCTGAAAAGCAGAAAGCTAAGTATACTTACGGAGTGTTGGAGAAACAATTCCGTAATATGTTTGAGAAAGCAGCAGGTATGAACGGTATTACAGGTGAAATCTTGCTGCAGAGCCTTGAATGTCGTCTGGATAACGTAGTGTTCCGTTTGGGTATCGCACCGACTCGTGCTGCCGCTCGTCAGCTTGTTGGTCACAAGCACATTACAGTAGATGGTAAGGTGGTTAATATTCCTTCTTTCTCTGTAAAACCGGGTCAGCTGGTAGGTGTTCGTGAAAAATCTAAGTCTTTGGAAGTTATTGCTAATTCATTGGCCGGATTTAATCACAGCAAATATCCTTGGTTGGAATGGGATGAAAACTCAAAGACTGGTAAGTTGTTGCATGTGCCTGAAAGAGCAGACATTCCTGAAAACATTAAAGAACACTTGATCGTTGAATTGTACTCTAAATAA
- the rpsK gene encoding 30S ribosomal protein S11 — translation MAKKTVAAKKRNVKVDANGQLHVHSSFNNIIVSLANSEGQIIAWSSAGKMGFRGSKKNTPYAAQMAAQDCAKVAYDLGLRKVKAYVKGPGNGRESAIRTVHGAGIEVTEIIDVTPLPHNGCRPPKRRRV, via the coding sequence ATGGCAAAAAAAACAGTCGCAGCTAAAAAAAGAAATGTCAAGGTTGATGCTAATGGACAGTTGCACGTTCATTCTTCATTCAATAACATTATCGTTTCTTTGGCAAACAGCGAAGGCCAGATTATTGCATGGTCTTCTGCAGGTAAGATGGGATTTAGAGGTTCTAAGAAGAACACTCCTTATGCAGCTCAGATGGCTGCCCAAGATTGTGCAAAGGTGGCATACGATCTTGGCCTGAGAAAGGTAAAAGCTTATGTAAAGGGTCCTGGAAACGGACGTGAGTCTGCTATCAGAACTGTACACGGAGCTGGAATTGAAGTTACTGAAATTATTGATGTAACTCCATTGCCTCATAACGGTTGTCGTCCTCCGAAAAGAAGAAGAGTATAA
- the rpsM gene encoding 30S ribosomal protein S13 translates to MAIRIVGVDLPQNKRGEIALTYVYGIGRSSSAKILDKAGVDRDLKVKDWTDDQAAKIREIIGAEYKVEGDLRSEIQLNIKRLMDIGCYRGVRHRLGLPVRGQSTKNNARTRKGRKKTVANKKKATK, encoded by the coding sequence ATGGCTATAAGAATAGTTGGTGTAGATTTGCCTCAGAATAAAAGAGGTGAGATTGCGTTGACATACGTATATGGTATCGGACGCAGTAGTTCAGCAAAAATTTTGGATAAAGCAGGCGTAGATCGGGACCTGAAAGTTAAGGATTGGACTGATGATCAGGCTGCTAAGATTCGTGAAATCATTGGTGCTGAATACAAGGTGGAAGGTGATCTTCGTTCTGAAATCCAGTTGAACATTAAGCGATTAATGGATATTGGTTGCTACCGTGGTGTTCGTCACCGCTTGGGTCTGCCCGTAAGAGGTCAGAGCACAAAAAACAATGCTCGTACACGTAAGGGAAGAAAGAAAACAGTTGCAAATAAGAAAAAAGCTACTAAATAA
- the ykgO gene encoding type B 50S ribosomal protein L36 — MKVRASLKKRTPECKIVRRNGRLYVINKKNPKYKQRQG, encoded by the coding sequence ATGAAAGTAAGAGCATCATTAAAGAAACGTACGCCGGAATGCAAAATCGTTAGACGTAATGGCCGTTTGTATGTTATTAACAAGAAAAATCCTAAGTATAAACAACGTCAAGGATAA
- the infA gene encoding translation initiation factor IF-1 — protein sequence MAKQSAIEQDGVIVEALSNAMFRVELENGHEITAHISGKMRMHYIKILPGDKVRVEMSPYDLSKGRIVFRYK from the coding sequence ATGGCAAAGCAATCCGCAATAGAACAAGATGGAGTTATCGTTGAAGCATTGTCGAATGCAATGTTTCGTGTAGAGCTAGAAAACGGACATGAGATTACAGCTCATATTTCTGGCAAAATGAGAATGCATTACATTAAAATATTACCCGGAGATAAGGTAAGAGTCGAGATGTCTCCTTATGACTTATCTAAAGGAAGAATCGTTTTTAGATACAAATAA